The following are encoded in a window of Arthrobacter woluwensis genomic DNA:
- the allB gene encoding allantoinase AllB produces MSEEQNTPAEFDLVIRGQRVLTSAGIAPREVGVKDGRVVAMEPLGNNLVGAETVELADDETLIPGLVDTHVHVNEPGRTEWEGFASATRAAAAGGVTTIIDMPLNSVPPTTSVENLELKRSVARDQAFVDVGFWGGAIPGNTENLRPLHDAGVFGFKCFLLHSGVDEFPHLEADEMETDLAELRKFDSLMLVHAEDSHAIDRAPHAEGDVYAKFLASRPRGAENKAIAEVIERTRWTGARSHILHLSSSDALPMIATAKRDGVNVTVETCPHYLTLNAEEIPNGATAYKCCPPIREASNRELLWKGLEEGTIDCIVSDHSPSTLDLKDLENGDFAVAWGGVSSLQLGLSLIWTEARHRGIPLEKVISWMSTRPAEIARVPNKGLIAVGYDADFSIFAADDAFVVDVQRLKHKNPITPYDGRALSGVVRKTFLRGQVADGTQPIGKLIRRGGI; encoded by the coding sequence ATGTCTGAAGAACAGAACACCCCCGCAGAGTTCGACCTCGTCATCCGTGGTCAGCGAGTCCTCACGAGCGCGGGCATCGCGCCGCGCGAGGTCGGCGTCAAGGACGGCCGCGTCGTGGCCATGGAGCCCCTCGGCAACAACCTGGTGGGCGCGGAGACCGTCGAGCTGGCCGATGACGAGACCCTCATCCCCGGCCTGGTGGACACGCACGTGCACGTCAACGAGCCCGGCCGCACCGAGTGGGAGGGCTTCGCCTCCGCCACCCGTGCCGCTGCCGCGGGCGGCGTCACCACCATCATCGACATGCCGCTGAACTCCGTTCCGCCCACCACCAGCGTGGAGAACCTCGAGCTCAAGCGGTCCGTGGCCCGTGACCAGGCGTTCGTGGACGTCGGGTTCTGGGGCGGGGCCATCCCGGGCAACACCGAGAACCTCCGCCCGCTGCACGACGCCGGCGTCTTCGGTTTCAAGTGCTTCCTCCTGCACTCCGGCGTGGACGAGTTCCCGCACCTGGAGGCGGACGAGATGGAGACGGACCTCGCCGAGCTTCGCAAGTTCGACTCCCTCATGCTGGTCCACGCCGAGGACTCCCACGCGATCGACCGCGCCCCGCACGCCGAGGGTGACGTCTACGCGAAGTTCCTGGCCTCCCGCCCCCGCGGCGCGGAGAACAAGGCCATCGCGGAGGTCATCGAGCGCACCCGCTGGACGGGCGCCCGCTCGCACATCCTGCACCTCTCCTCCTCGGACGCGCTGCCCATGATCGCCACGGCCAAGCGGGACGGCGTGAACGTCACCGTGGAGACCTGTCCGCACTACCTGACCCTGAACGCCGAGGAGATCCCCAACGGCGCCACGGCGTACAAGTGCTGCCCGCCGATCCGCGAGGCGTCCAACCGCGAACTGCTGTGGAAGGGCCTCGAAGAAGGCACCATCGACTGCATCGTCTCGGACCACTCCCCCAGCACCCTGGACCTCAAGGACCTGGAGAACGGCGACTTCGCCGTCGCGTGGGGCGGCGTCTCCTCGCTGCAGCTCGGCCTCTCGCTCATCTGGACCGAGGCGCGTCACCGCGGCATCCCGCTCGAGAAGGTCATCTCCTGGATGTCCACCCGCCCGGCCGAGATCGCCCGGGTGCCCAACAAGGGACTCATCGCGGTCGGCTACGACGCCGACTTCTCCATCTTCGCCGCGGACGACGCCTTCGTGGTGGACGTCCAGCGCCTGAAGCACAAGAACCCGATCACCCCTTACGACGGCCGGGCCCTGTCCGGCGTCGTGCGCAAGACCTTCCTCCGCGGCCAGGTGGCCGACGGCACCCAGCCGATCGGCAAGCTGATCCGCCGCGGGGGCATCTAG
- a CDS encoding winged helix-turn-helix domain-containing protein: protein MSAQPVHHRSDAGHPVPAGGPRTGAARRAAAPDTAQGARPRMAAHGAALFFQTPEELTDEQFARLEELILTRLHHLNADAEAMLWNVPDAELEDARETALAEDAAALAAADAGSSGDDGLVHEVDVDLAADQVRVDGVPVSFSGVEYRLLRYLVQHCSRSVPRQELADFLISLDATAAPRSIDVYVSRIRRKLGPVRHVVETVRGGGYRFQAGRHSRVRGPAEYSI, encoded by the coding sequence ATGAGCGCCCAGCCAGTACACCACCGCTCCGACGCCGGACATCCCGTGCCGGCGGGCGGTCCCCGCACGGGGGCCGCCCGCCGGGCGGCGGCGCCGGACACCGCGCAGGGTGCGCGTCCCCGCATGGCCGCACACGGAGCCGCACTCTTCTTCCAGACCCCGGAGGAGCTCACCGACGAGCAGTTCGCGCGTCTCGAAGAGCTCATCCTGACCCGTCTGCACCACCTCAACGCGGACGCCGAGGCGATGCTCTGGAACGTCCCGGACGCCGAGCTCGAAGACGCCCGGGAGACCGCCCTGGCCGAGGACGCCGCGGCACTGGCGGCCGCCGACGCCGGGTCCTCGGGGGACGACGGGCTCGTCCACGAAGTCGACGTCGACCTCGCCGCCGATCAGGTGCGGGTGGACGGGGTGCCGGTCTCCTTCAGCGGGGTCGAGTACCGCCTGCTCCGCTACCTGGTGCAGCACTGCTCCCGCTCCGTGCCCCGGCAGGAACTCGCGGATTTCCTGATCTCCCTCGACGCGACGGCAGCGCCCCGGTCGATCGACGTCTACGTGAGCCGGATCCGCCGCAAGCTGGGTCCCGTGCGTCACGTAGTGGAAACCGTGCGCGGAGGCGGATACCGTTTCCAGGCAGGCAGGCACTCCCGGGTGCGCGGCCCCGCCGAGTACAGCATCTGA
- a CDS encoding glycerate kinase: MRIVIAPDKFKGSLSAPEVVAHLETGLRAVDGSLDIVGIPVADGGEGTLDAAIGSGFSRRTVRVAGPTGQPLNADFALRDDEAVIEMALASGLAVLPGGVKDGRGATSLGTGQLIRAALDAGARTIVLGVGGSANTDGGAGVIKGLGGRFLDASGAELPDGGAALAALDHIDLSGLDVRLERTRFILASDVDNPLLGSQGAPAVFGPQKGLSPEDVTELDATLAHFVEVLGREIGLQASTAAAAPGAGAAGGVGYAALAVLNAERRRGVDVVLDFTGLSEKLDGATLVITGEGSLDEQSLGGKTPMGVADAARAAGVPVVAVCGRTTLTDAQISTSGIQAVYSLTSIEEDVEKCITQAGPLVEKLGGIIANSLIKQSN; the protein is encoded by the coding sequence ATGCGGATCGTGATCGCACCGGATAAGTTCAAAGGCTCGCTCTCGGCCCCCGAGGTCGTGGCGCACCTGGAAACCGGTCTGCGCGCCGTGGACGGCTCCCTCGACATCGTGGGCATCCCCGTGGCCGACGGCGGCGAGGGCACCCTCGACGCGGCGATCGGCTCCGGCTTCTCCCGCCGGACGGTCCGCGTCGCCGGACCCACCGGACAGCCCCTCAACGCCGACTTCGCCCTCCGAGATGATGAGGCGGTCATCGAAATGGCCCTCGCCTCCGGCCTCGCCGTCCTCCCGGGCGGCGTGAAGGACGGCCGCGGCGCCACGAGCCTGGGCACCGGCCAGCTCATCCGCGCCGCACTCGACGCGGGCGCCCGGACGATCGTGCTCGGCGTGGGCGGCAGTGCCAACACCGACGGCGGCGCGGGCGTCATCAAGGGCCTGGGCGGCCGCTTCCTGGACGCCTCCGGCGCCGAGCTGCCCGACGGCGGCGCCGCGCTGGCCGCCCTGGACCACATCGATCTGTCCGGGCTAGACGTCCGCCTGGAACGGACCCGCTTCATCCTCGCCAGCGACGTGGACAACCCCCTCCTCGGATCCCAGGGCGCCCCGGCAGTGTTCGGCCCGCAGAAGGGCCTGAGCCCGGAGGACGTCACCGAGCTGGACGCCACTCTGGCGCACTTCGTGGAGGTCCTAGGCCGCGAGATCGGCCTGCAGGCGTCCACCGCCGCGGCGGCACCCGGCGCCGGGGCCGCGGGCGGGGTGGGCTATGCCGCTCTCGCCGTGCTGAACGCCGAGCGGCGGCGGGGGGTCGACGTCGTCCTCGACTTCACCGGCCTGTCCGAGAAGCTCGACGGCGCCACCCTGGTCATCACAGGCGAAGGCAGCCTGGATGAGCAGAGCCTGGGCGGCAAGACCCCGATGGGCGTCGCCGACGCGGCACGCGCGGCCGGGGTCCCCGTCGTGGCCGTCTGCGGACGCACCACCCTCACCGACGCACAGATTTCCACATCCGGGATCCAGGCCGTGTACTCGCTGACCAGCATCGAGGAAGATGTTGAGAAGTGCATCACTCAGGCCGGACCGCTGGTGGAGAAGCTTGGCGGCATCATCGCCAACAGCCTGATCAAGCAGAGCAACTAG